From Micromonospora echinospora, one genomic window encodes:
- a CDS encoding class I SAM-dependent methyltransferase codes for MTGDGFASTLHDRPGAVHWLVPADGPRRRLPVDRWHRAAGLADAAVVARCAGPTLDLGCGPGRMSVALARAGLSAVGVDVSARAVASTRARGAVAVQADLFGTLPAEGRWAHTLLLDGNIGIGGDPVALLQRCRSLLRPSGTVLVELEPPGFGVWQGQAHVATGSHQGPVFRWAWLDTGAVADAAAVAGLAIGEVFRFGCRWFAELTRPDRTVTP; via the coding sequence GTGACCGGGGACGGTTTCGCCTCCACGCTCCACGACCGGCCCGGGGCCGTGCACTGGCTGGTTCCTGCGGACGGGCCCCGCCGACGACTGCCGGTGGACCGGTGGCATCGGGCGGCCGGGCTGGCGGACGCGGCGGTGGTCGCCCGCTGCGCCGGTCCCACCCTCGACCTGGGGTGCGGTCCGGGCCGGATGTCCGTGGCGCTGGCCAGGGCCGGACTGAGCGCGGTGGGGGTGGACGTGTCGGCACGGGCGGTGGCGTCGACCCGGGCGCGAGGCGCGGTCGCCGTGCAGGCCGACCTGTTCGGCACACTGCCGGCGGAGGGGCGGTGGGCACACACGCTGCTGCTCGACGGGAACATCGGCATCGGGGGCGATCCGGTCGCGCTGCTGCAGCGGTGCCGGTCGCTGCTGCGGCCGTCCGGCACGGTGCTGGTCGAACTCGAACCACCCGGCTTCGGCGTCTGGCAGGGGCAGGCCCACGTGGCCACCGGATCGCACCAGGGCCCGGTCTTCCGCTGGGCGTGGCTCGACACAGGCGCGGTGGCGGACGCCGCGGCGGTGGCGGGACTGGCGATCGGCGAGGTGTTCCGGTTCGGCTGTCGCTGGTTCGCCGAGTTGACCCGCCCGGACCGTACCGTCACGCCATGA
- a CDS encoding DUF2064 domain-containing protein, with translation MTVLLVVAKAPVPGMVKTRLCPPATPRQAARLAAAALRDTLDAVRDTPGVTPVLALSGNLADAEDGAELTAALATWSVLPQRGTDLADRLAHAHLDVAEAFPDRRVVQIGMDTPQLTPTRLAAAVRRLANADAVLGPADDGGWWALGLRDPRQAAVLRGVPMSTPETGRSTWSALAGRGLRAVPLPPLRDVDDWSDARVVAAAAPDGRFARQVAAVRRALVVRA, from the coding sequence ATGACGGTTCTGCTGGTGGTGGCGAAGGCACCCGTGCCCGGCATGGTCAAGACCCGGCTATGCCCGCCGGCGACTCCCCGCCAGGCCGCCCGGCTGGCCGCCGCCGCGCTGCGCGACACCCTGGACGCCGTCCGGGACACGCCGGGGGTGACACCCGTGCTGGCGTTGTCCGGAAACCTGGCAGACGCCGAGGACGGCGCCGAGCTCACCGCCGCCCTGGCCACCTGGTCGGTCCTGCCGCAGCGGGGCACGGATCTCGCCGACCGACTCGCGCACGCCCATCTCGACGTGGCCGAGGCGTTCCCGGACCGTCGGGTGGTGCAGATCGGGATGGACACCCCGCAACTGACCCCGACGCGGCTGGCCGCCGCCGTACGCCGGTTGGCGAACGCGGACGCGGTGCTCGGGCCCGCCGACGACGGTGGCTGGTGGGCGTTGGGGCTACGCGACCCCCGCCAGGCGGCGGTGCTGCGCGGGGTGCCGATGTCGACCCCGGAGACGGGCCGGTCGACCTGGTCCGCGCTGGCCGGCCGCGGGCTGCGCGCCGTGCCGCTGCCCCCGCTGCGGGACGTGGACGACTGGTCCGACGCGCGGGTCGTGGCGGCGGCGGCCCCGGACGGCCGGTTCGCCCGCCAGGTCGCGGCCGTACGTCGCGCCTTGGTGGTACGGGCGTGA
- a CDS encoding glycosyltransferase family 2 protein: MPTPIDVVLPCLDEAAALPAVLTALPPGYRAIVVDNGSRDGSPEVAARHGARVIHEPRRGYGAAVHAGIEAADTELVCVLDADGSFAPRELPALVAPVADGLADLAVGRRRPVRVGVWPWHARVGTALVTTLLRRRGVPLRDLSPIRVARREALLALGVTDRAFGYPLELVIRAAAADWRIRELDVTYAPRAAGTRSKVSGSVRGTLRATRDFAAVLRDMREPR, from the coding sequence ATGCCGACACCGATCGACGTGGTGCTGCCGTGCCTGGACGAGGCCGCCGCCCTGCCCGCTGTGCTGACCGCGCTGCCGCCCGGATATCGGGCGATCGTCGTGGACAACGGGTCCCGCGACGGCTCGCCCGAGGTGGCCGCCCGGCACGGCGCGCGGGTGATACACGAACCACGGCGGGGGTACGGCGCGGCCGTGCACGCCGGCATCGAGGCTGCCGACACCGAGCTGGTCTGCGTGCTGGACGCCGACGGGTCCTTCGCTCCCCGAGAGCTACCCGCCCTGGTGGCCCCGGTCGCCGACGGGCTGGCTGATCTGGCGGTCGGCCGCCGCCGACCGGTCCGTGTCGGGGTCTGGCCCTGGCACGCCCGGGTGGGCACGGCGCTGGTCACCACGCTGCTGCGGCGGCGGGGCGTGCCGCTGCGCGACCTCAGCCCGATCCGGGTGGCCCGGCGGGAGGCGCTGCTCGCTCTCGGCGTCACCGACCGGGCCTTCGGCTACCCCCTCGAGCTGGTGATCCGGGCCGCTGCGGCGGACTGGCGCATTCGTGAGCTCGACGTCACCTACGCCCCGCGCGCCGCCGGCACCCGTTCCAAGGTCTCCGGCTCCGTGCGGGGCACCCTCCGGGCCACCCGGGACTTCGCCGCCGTGTTGCGCGACATGCGGGAGCCCCGATGA
- a CDS encoding NAD-dependent epimerase/dehydratase family protein produces the protein MRVLVTGAAGFIGSQVADLLVAEGHRVVCLDALLPQTHGSVPEWFRRHDPVIGDVRDPGLLDDLLTGIDAVCHQAAMVGHGLDPSDAPDYVSHNDYGTAVLLAAMHRAGVSRLVLASSMVVYGEGRYTCARHGIVRPAPRRQADLAAGRYDPTCGVCAGVLTDALVPEDAPLEPRSTYAASKLAQEHLAAAWSRQTGAGVWALRYHNVYGPRMPRDTPYAGVASIFRSALADGRPPRVYEDGRQRRDFVHVTDVARANVLALTAPAPDGLVPVNVCSGQPHTVGDLATALAAAMGGPAPVVVGGTRTADVRHVVADPARARELLGYTAQVGFVDGVTAFATDPLRETAAVSA, from the coding sequence ATGCGGGTACTCGTCACCGGCGCCGCCGGGTTCATCGGATCGCAGGTCGCGGACCTGCTCGTGGCGGAGGGGCACCGGGTGGTCTGCCTGGACGCGCTGTTGCCGCAGACGCACGGGAGCGTGCCCGAGTGGTTTCGCCGGCACGATCCGGTCATCGGCGACGTCCGCGATCCGGGGCTGCTGGACGATCTGCTGACCGGGATCGATGCCGTCTGCCACCAGGCGGCGATGGTCGGGCACGGGCTGGACCCGTCGGACGCCCCCGACTACGTCAGCCACAACGACTACGGCACGGCGGTGCTGCTCGCCGCGATGCACCGGGCCGGCGTGTCTCGTCTGGTGTTGGCCAGTTCCATGGTGGTCTACGGTGAGGGCCGCTACACATGTGCCCGGCACGGAATCGTCCGACCGGCACCACGTCGCCAGGCCGATCTGGCCGCCGGCCGGTACGACCCCACCTGTGGAGTGTGCGCCGGCGTCCTCACCGACGCGCTCGTGCCGGAGGACGCCCCGCTGGAGCCCCGCAGCACGTACGCGGCCAGCAAGCTGGCCCAGGAACATCTGGCCGCCGCGTGGAGCCGGCAGACCGGGGCGGGGGTGTGGGCGCTGCGCTACCACAACGTCTACGGCCCCCGGATGCCCCGCGACACCCCGTACGCCGGGGTCGCGTCGATCTTCCGGTCGGCGCTGGCCGACGGCCGGCCGCCCCGGGTCTACGAGGACGGCCGGCAGCGACGCGACTTCGTGCATGTCACCGACGTGGCGCGCGCGAACGTGCTGGCGCTGACCGCGCCGGCTCCGGACGGTCTGGTACCGGTGAACGTCTGCTCCGGTCAACCGCACACCGTCGGCGACCTGGCCACCGCGCTGGCGGCGGCGATGGGCGGGCCGGCGCCGGTGGTGGTCGGCGGAACCCGGACCGCCGACGTGCGGCACGTGGTCGCCGATCCGGCCCGCGCGCGCGAGTTGCTCGGGTACACGGCCCAGGTCGGCTTCGTCGACGGGGTGACCGCCTTCGCCACCGACCCGCTGCGGGAGACCGCCGCCGTGTCGGCCTGA
- a CDS encoding molybdopterin-dependent oxidoreductase translates to MYAYPARLWRALDRHRPPGAAATADAWRSPVRGPWLTSVLGVVLLATLPLVIVTGLLDWIAYGPRLGQALPTDVGWLRPPVFDWPTRPAWLFRVTQGLHVTLGIMLVPVVVAKLWSVVPKLFDWPPARSVAQVLERLSLLLLVGGILFEMVTGLLNIQYAYLFGFDFYTAHWYGAWVFTAALVTHVAIKLPRMISALRGPNMARTPVGETTPEPADPDGLVSRRPGPTTMSRRGVLALTGSGVLLLAALTVGQTLDGVLRRTALLLPRGRQPGEGPNGFPVNRTAAAAGVRPADTGAGWRLTVRGGDRTVEVDRGGLLAMTQHTADLPIACVEGWSTEQTWTGVRLRDLAALVGAPERALARVESLERAGLFRQARLHADQVRHPDSLLALRVNGVDLSTDHGYPARVIVPALPGVHCTKWVRSITFEERPDD, encoded by the coding sequence GTGTACGCCTACCCGGCGCGGCTGTGGCGCGCGCTGGACCGGCACCGCCCGCCGGGGGCCGCCGCCACCGCCGACGCCTGGCGCAGCCCGGTACGCGGCCCGTGGTTGACCTCCGTGCTCGGCGTCGTCCTGCTCGCCACGCTACCGCTGGTGATCGTCACCGGTCTGCTGGACTGGATCGCGTACGGTCCTCGGCTCGGCCAGGCCCTCCCCACCGACGTGGGCTGGCTGCGTCCCCCCGTCTTCGACTGGCCGACCCGCCCCGCCTGGCTGTTCCGGGTCACCCAGGGCCTGCACGTGACGCTCGGCATCATGCTGGTCCCGGTGGTGGTGGCGAAGCTCTGGTCGGTGGTGCCCAAGCTGTTCGACTGGCCGCCGGCCCGTTCGGTGGCCCAGGTGCTCGAACGGCTGTCGCTGCTGCTGTTGGTGGGCGGGATCCTCTTCGAGATGGTCACCGGCCTGCTCAACATCCAGTACGCGTACCTGTTCGGGTTCGACTTCTACACCGCGCACTGGTACGGCGCCTGGGTCTTCACCGCCGCCCTGGTCACGCACGTGGCGATCAAGCTTCCTCGGATGATCTCCGCGCTGCGTGGTCCGAACATGGCGCGTACCCCGGTGGGGGAGACCACGCCGGAGCCGGCGGATCCGGACGGGCTGGTCTCCCGACGGCCCGGCCCGACGACGATGAGCCGGCGTGGTGTCCTCGCCCTGACCGGGAGCGGCGTGTTGCTGCTGGCGGCGCTGACCGTCGGGCAGACCCTGGACGGAGTGCTGCGCCGGACCGCGCTGCTGCTGCCCCGGGGCCGGCAGCCCGGCGAAGGACCGAACGGGTTCCCGGTGAACCGGACCGCCGCCGCGGCCGGTGTGCGACCCGCCGACACCGGGGCCGGGTGGCGGCTGACGGTGCGCGGCGGCGACCGTACGGTGGAGGTGGACCGTGGCGGCCTGCTCGCGATGACGCAGCACACCGCGGACCTGCCGATCGCCTGCGTGGAGGGCTGGTCGACGGAGCAGACCTGGACCGGGGTACGGCTACGGGACCTCGCCGCTCTGGTCGGCGCACCCGAGCGCGCCCTGGCGAGGGTCGAGTCGCTGGAACGGGCCGGGTTGTTCCGTCAGGCCCGGTTGCACGCCGACCAGGTCCGCCACCCCGACTCGCTGCTCGCCCTGCGGGTCAACGGGGTCGATCTCTCAACCGATCACGGCTACCCCGCGCGGGTCATCGTCCCGGCGCTGCCCGGTGTGCACTGCACGAAGTGGGTCCGGAGCATCACCTTCGAGGAACGGCCCGATGACTGA
- a CDS encoding aspartate/glutamate racemase family protein — MLTIGMLGGMSWESSAHYYRLVNELVRDRLGGLHSARCVLYSVDFADIESLQSAGEWEQAGRLLGQAAAAVQDAGADLLLLCTNTMHKVADQIQAAVSIPLLHLADTTAEAVTAAGLHTVGLLGTAFTMEQDFYRDRLTRHGLRVIVPEPDDRAEVHRIIYDELCLGDVRETSRQTYQKVIERLVESGAQGVILGCTEIELLISGDDSPVPVFPTSRLHVEAAVNAALRDGTPHPGVDDAAAARRASR; from the coding sequence ATGCTGACGATTGGGATGCTGGGCGGAATGAGCTGGGAGTCCAGCGCCCACTACTACCGGCTGGTCAACGAACTGGTCCGTGACCGCCTCGGCGGCCTGCACTCGGCACGGTGCGTGCTGTACTCCGTCGACTTCGCCGACATCGAGAGCCTTCAGAGCGCTGGGGAGTGGGAACAGGCGGGTCGCCTGCTCGGCCAGGCCGCCGCCGCGGTGCAGGACGCTGGCGCCGACCTGTTGCTGCTGTGCACGAACACCATGCACAAGGTCGCCGACCAGATCCAGGCCGCCGTCAGCATTCCGCTGCTGCACCTGGCCGACACGACCGCCGAGGCGGTCACCGCCGCCGGCCTGCACACCGTGGGACTGCTCGGCACCGCCTTCACCATGGAACAGGACTTCTACCGCGACCGGCTCACCCGCCACGGCCTGCGTGTGATCGTCCCCGAACCGGACGACCGCGCCGAGGTGCACCGCATCATCTACGACGAGCTGTGCCTCGGCGACGTCCGCGAGACGTCCCGGCAGACCTATCAGAAGGTCATCGAGCGCCTCGTCGAATCCGGCGCACAGGGCGTCATCCTGGGTTGCACCGAGATCGAACTGCTGATCTCAGGTGACGACAGCCCCGTTCCCGTCTTCCCGACCTCTCGACTGCACGTCGAAGCCGCCGTCAACGCCGCGTTACGGGACGGGACCCCGCATCCCGGCGTAGACGACGCCGCCGCAGCGCGTAGAGCATCGCGCTGA
- the eis gene encoding enhanced intracellular survival protein Eis gives MQPTVAVRELTPDDIPTTWALGAQAFGYDPQPPPDAAGPATPGTTRYGAFDSAGRLLGKAVDLHHEQWWSGRTVSAADVAGVAVAPEARGRGVARALLAALLRGARERGAAVSALFPTIIGPYRACGWEVAGTLRTVDLVTADLPRYRPAPHLTVRAATAEDMPAVADLYERVARHRRGLLTRRGELFDHLGATTDLPSDGVTLVEHDGDLVGYVSWDRGRGYGPDSVLTVYDVLATTPDAARELVGVLASWRSVAPTLRMRLLDGDAVTAQLPLETLREHRQQPWMHRPVEVTRAVRERGWPSYARGSVEFTLDDDLAEWNTGAWRLEVADGAGELSRSTGEPALHLSVLGFAQLYAGATNAESLVQAGQLRPGPGADPRVLDLLAVGGPAHLLDYF, from the coding sequence GTGCAGCCCACCGTCGCCGTTCGCGAGCTCACCCCCGACGACATCCCCACCACCTGGGCCCTGGGCGCGCAAGCCTTCGGCTACGACCCGCAACCCCCGCCGGACGCCGCCGGCCCGGCCACGCCCGGCACGACCCGCTACGGGGCGTTCGACTCGGCCGGACGTCTCCTCGGCAAGGCCGTCGACCTGCACCACGAACAGTGGTGGTCCGGCCGAACCGTGTCCGCCGCCGACGTCGCCGGCGTCGCCGTCGCTCCCGAGGCGCGTGGCCGCGGCGTCGCCCGCGCCCTGCTCGCCGCCCTACTGCGCGGCGCCCGCGAGCGAGGGGCCGCCGTCAGCGCACTGTTTCCCACCATCATCGGCCCCTACCGGGCCTGCGGCTGGGAGGTCGCGGGCACGCTACGCACCGTCGACCTGGTCACCGCCGACCTTCCCCGGTACCGGCCCGCTCCGCACCTGACCGTCCGCGCCGCCACCGCCGAGGACATGCCGGCCGTCGCCGACCTCTACGAGCGCGTCGCCCGTCACCGCCGGGGACTTCTCACCCGCCGCGGCGAACTGTTCGACCACCTCGGCGCCACCACCGACCTGCCCTCCGACGGCGTCACTCTCGTCGAACACGACGGCGACCTGGTCGGCTACGTCAGCTGGGACCGAGGGCGCGGCTACGGCCCGGATTCCGTGCTGACGGTCTACGACGTCCTCGCCACCACCCCCGACGCGGCCCGGGAACTCGTCGGCGTCCTCGCCAGCTGGCGCAGCGTCGCCCCCACCCTGCGGATGCGCCTGCTCGACGGCGACGCGGTCACCGCCCAGCTGCCCTTGGAGACGCTCCGGGAACACCGCCAGCAGCCCTGGATGCACCGGCCCGTGGAGGTGACCCGGGCCGTCCGGGAGCGCGGCTGGCCGTCGTACGCGCGCGGCAGCGTCGAGTTCACCCTCGACGACGACCTCGCCGAATGGAACACCGGCGCCTGGCGGCTGGAGGTCGCCGACGGCGCGGGCGAGCTGTCCCGGTCCACCGGCGAACCGGCACTGCACCTGAGCGTGCTCGGCTTCGCCCAGCTCTATGCCGGCGCCACCAACGCCGAGAGCCTCGTCCAGGCCGGTCAGCTGCGACCCGGCCCGGGCGCCGATCCCCGAGTCCTCGACCTGCTCGCGGTCGGTGGCCCGGCCCACCTGCTCGACTACTTCTGA
- a CDS encoding MFS transporter, with translation MVETGVPARRIQGEVPRRSGLGLLREPDFRRFFGATVAGQLADRFVFLALPLVAIVWLDADEFEVGVLTAMTTAGSLLIGLPAGAWIDRWRKRPVMVYTDLLRAALLLLVPVAWWADALTIWLLFAVALAHGLLTVLFDVSYTSYLPALVAREHLVEGNAKIAAARSAVSISGPGVAGPLVGWLGAPLTLVASSAGMLLSALGVLRIRTPEARPPSGAARHLSREVAEGLRFVLGHPLLRPMLLTDGVFSLFLVTYQTMLLVFLSRHLGLGSFGIGLVLSVMAGGGFTGALLARRVIAGIGAGPAVWLAPLCTAPAAALMPATRSGWPLWLAVAGLALVSAGGVVRLIGQVGLQQAATPDRLLGRMSATVRFVQWGGMPIAGLLGGTLGGLLGAPAVLWIGAAGMTVAFLPALLSPLRTTRELPRTATQAT, from the coding sequence ATGGTAGAAACCGGTGTGCCGGCGCGGAGAATTCAGGGAGAGGTTCCTCGACGATCCGGTCTCGGCCTGCTTCGCGAGCCTGATTTCCGTCGCTTCTTCGGCGCCACCGTGGCTGGTCAACTCGCCGATCGCTTCGTGTTTCTCGCGCTGCCGCTGGTGGCGATCGTCTGGCTGGACGCGGACGAGTTCGAGGTCGGGGTGCTGACCGCGATGACCACGGCCGGGTCGCTGCTGATCGGGCTGCCGGCGGGGGCGTGGATCGACCGTTGGCGCAAGCGCCCGGTCATGGTCTACACGGATCTGCTGCGGGCGGCGCTGCTGCTGCTCGTACCGGTGGCCTGGTGGGCGGACGCGTTGACCATCTGGCTGCTGTTCGCGGTCGCGCTGGCCCACGGCCTGCTGACCGTGTTGTTCGACGTCAGCTACACCAGCTACCTGCCGGCGCTGGTCGCCCGCGAGCACCTGGTCGAGGGCAACGCGAAGATCGCCGCAGCCCGCTCCGCTGTCAGCATCAGCGGCCCCGGGGTGGCCGGGCCGCTGGTGGGCTGGTTGGGGGCACCGCTGACGCTGGTCGCGAGTTCTGCCGGGATGCTGCTGTCCGCCCTGGGCGTGCTGCGGATCCGGACACCGGAGGCGCGGCCACCGTCGGGCGCCGCCCGGCACCTGTCGCGCGAGGTCGCGGAGGGACTGCGATTCGTGCTCGGCCATCCGCTGCTGCGGCCGATGCTGCTAACCGACGGTGTCTTCAGCCTCTTCCTCGTCACGTACCAGACGATGCTGTTGGTGTTCCTCTCCCGGCATCTTGGCCTGGGCTCGTTCGGCATCGGCCTGGTGCTGTCCGTGATGGCCGGCGGCGGGTTCACCGGCGCGCTGCTGGCCCGTCGCGTGATCGCCGGGATCGGCGCCGGCCCGGCCGTCTGGCTGGCCCCGTTGTGCACAGCACCGGCAGCTGCCCTGATGCCGGCGACCCGGAGCGGCTGGCCGCTCTGGCTCGCCGTGGCCGGGCTGGCTCTGGTCTCCGCCGGCGGCGTGGTCCGCCTGATCGGTCAGGTGGGCCTGCAGCAGGCCGCCACGCCCGACCGGCTGCTCGGCCGGATGAGCGCCACCGTCCGCTTCGTCCAGTGGGGCGGCATGCCGATCGCCGGGCTGCTCGGCGGCACGCTCGGTGGCCTGCTCGGCGCGCCCGCGGTGCTGTGGATCGGCGCAGCCGGGATGACCGTCGCCTTCCTCCCCGCGCTGCTGTCTCCGCTGCGGACAACGCGCGAGCTGCCCAGGACGGCCACGCAGGCGACGTGA
- a CDS encoding glycoside hydrolase family 19 protein, with protein sequence MSRLRAMIALAALVVAGGLMVIIPSTPASAAACAASWQSSAVYWQGDQVSHNRRNYQAKWWTQNEAPPGTTGVWQDLGACDGGTTPPPGGTCNHPNWVAGTWYPAGSIVRYTNGLYYIAEHDNPGYDPIISTWYWEPYTCSGQPPTTPPPGTGGFVVTEGQFNQMFPSRNPFYTYSGLVAALSAYPAFTRTGSATVQRQEAAAFLANVHHETGGLVHIVEQNTGNYPHYCDAGQPYGCPAGQAAYYGRGPIQLSWNFNYNAAGNALGLPLLTNPWLVQNDAAVAWKTAIWYWMTQNGPGTMTAHNAMVTGAGFGETIRSINGSIECNGGNPGQVQSRVTKYQQFVGMLGVPAGANLYC encoded by the coding sequence ATGTCCAGACTGCGCGCCATGATCGCGCTCGCGGCACTGGTTGTCGCCGGTGGGCTCATGGTGATCATCCCGTCGACCCCTGCGTCGGCAGCCGCCTGCGCGGCGTCGTGGCAGTCGTCGGCCGTCTACTGGCAAGGGGACCAGGTCTCCCACAACAGGCGCAACTACCAGGCGAAGTGGTGGACCCAGAACGAGGCTCCCCCGGGCACCACCGGCGTCTGGCAGGACCTCGGCGCCTGCGACGGCGGCACCACGCCACCGCCGGGAGGAACCTGCAACCACCCGAACTGGGTCGCCGGCACCTGGTACCCCGCCGGCAGCATCGTGCGGTACACCAACGGGCTGTACTACATCGCCGAGCACGACAATCCCGGGTACGACCCCATCATCAGCACCTGGTACTGGGAGCCGTACACCTGTAGCGGCCAGCCGCCCACCACCCCGCCCCCCGGTACCGGCGGCTTCGTGGTCACCGAGGGGCAGTTCAACCAGATGTTCCCGAGCCGGAACCCCTTCTACACGTACTCCGGCCTCGTCGCCGCCCTCAGCGCCTACCCGGCGTTCACCAGGACCGGGAGCGCCACGGTCCAGCGGCAGGAGGCGGCGGCCTTCCTGGCGAACGTGCACCACGAGACCGGCGGACTCGTCCACATCGTGGAGCAGAACACCGGGAACTACCCGCACTACTGCGACGCCGGCCAACCCTACGGCTGCCCCGCCGGGCAGGCCGCCTACTACGGGCGCGGGCCGATCCAGCTGAGCTGGAACTTCAACTACAACGCCGCCGGCAACGCCCTCGGGCTGCCCCTGCTGACCAACCCCTGGCTGGTGCAGAACGACGCTGCCGTGGCCTGGAAGACCGCCATCTGGTACTGGATGACCCAGAACGGGCCCGGCACCATGACCGCCCACAACGCGATGGTCACCGGGGCCGGGTTCGGCGAGACCATCCGCAGTATCAACGGCTCAATCGAATGCAACGGCGGGAACCCCGGTCAGGTGCAGAGCCGCGTCACCAAATACCAGCAGTTCGTCGGCATGCTCGGCGTGCCGGCCGGAGCCAACCTCTACTGCTGA
- a CDS encoding LutC/YkgG family protein — translation MNARERILDRIRRATTDQVGGVEVPRGYRRADTRSPGHPELLDQFADRLRDYHAGVRRCGADEVGTAVADALDGVRRLVVPAGTPPEWLTRWRATTAEAAVLADQPPLAVGDLDTADAVVTGCAVAIADTGTLVLNAGPGQGRRILSLIPDHHVCVVDAAQVVGLVPEALARLDPTRPLTFVSGPSATSDIELHRIEGVHGPRRLDVVIVG, via the coding sequence GTGAACGCCCGCGAGCGCATCCTCGACCGCATCCGGCGGGCGACGACGGACCAGGTCGGTGGGGTCGAGGTGCCGCGCGGCTACCGGCGGGCGGACACCCGTTCCCCGGGCCATCCCGAACTGCTCGACCAGTTCGCCGATCGGCTCCGCGACTACCACGCCGGGGTACGCCGGTGCGGCGCCGACGAGGTGGGGACGGCCGTCGCCGACGCCCTCGACGGCGTACGACGGCTCGTCGTCCCCGCCGGGACACCACCGGAGTGGCTGACCCGCTGGCGGGCGACGACAGCAGAGGCGGCCGTGCTCGCCGACCAGCCGCCGCTGGCCGTCGGCGACCTCGACACCGCCGACGCCGTCGTCACCGGCTGCGCCGTCGCGATCGCCGACACCGGAACCCTCGTCCTGAACGCGGGCCCGGGCCAGGGCCGGCGGATCCTGTCGCTTATCCCCGATCACCACGTCTGCGTGGTCGACGCCGCCCAGGTCGTCGGCCTCGTCCCCGAGGCGTTGGCCCGGCTGGACCCGACGCGGCCGCTCACCTTCGTCAGCGGTCCGAGCGCCACCAGCGACATCGAACTGCACCGCATCGAGGGTGTGCACGGCCCACGCCGTCTCGACGTCGTCATCGTCGGCTGA